The region CCTTACATCGAATTGAACGTTGGTCCTAAGAGATATATTCAATCCGGATACCTTTTAGGCTAGCAACGGCGCTGTTGGACTTGGCTGCATGCATGCTAGAGCCAACGGTCTGGGTGACGACATAATTGCCAGCGGCCACGGGAGTCAGGCATGGCTTTATGAGTTATTCAGTCCATACCAGGCTAATGACATCTGGTTTGACTCTCTTCAGCTTCAGGTCTGTCTACATGGCATCTGCAAGGTACCAACTCAATCATTATCTTGAGGAGTCGTTCCTTCTCAGATATTCAACCTCGGCTCCACAGCCTCCCGAGACACCGTTCCAGTCCCCCAGTTTGGGAAGGACAGAGTTTCCGCTACTTCTCTTAGCCTCCTGCGGAACGAAGCTTAATACAAGGGATCAGACACAcgccagaaaaaaaaaggaaagatccaacaccaaccaccacgacgCTCACACCACGGGAAAACAAACTTGATCTATTCCCAGCTCAGCAAATCCCTTGCCTTTCGTCCGAGAGCCTGCTCCGCCGTTTCATCATTCATCAACTCATCGCCCCGAGCCGGTCTCCTATTCATCACACCATAAACACTTTCGGCGAACAACCATAAAAATGAAGCCACAAACCCTCCTCTCAACCCTCCTTTTCACAACCACAGCCACATCCACGACCCTCACCCTGAATGAAAACGGCAACTTTCCCGAAATCTGCACACAAACCTGCCGGAAAGCGCTCCACCTCGCCAACGCGGTACAGGGCTGGGGGAGAAGACTGTGCGCGCCAGGGTCTGACTTTATGAGCTACAAATTCGAGTGCTGGGTTTGTATCGCCATCAGCGGTGGGGGGACCACGAGGGGGAccgagtttgaggatgtgGGGAGGATGTGTGTGGAATATATGCCGTGAGGGTGGATTTGCTTGCTGTTGTGGGGAAAGAGGAATAATGAAATGGTGGCTTGGGATTGATTGggcttgggagagggggggtaATTaatgatggatggggtgggacGGAACACAACTTTGCTGGAACCAAGgatgggtgggggttggattGCTAATATCAGAGTGAATGGGGTGGAATAACTTGGTCGTTTGTCACACATTACAGGAGGATATGTTATTAGACATGATCGAATTGAAAGGGTTGTAGTGGCAAGAGAGGCACACGGATAGCATGGCTCATATACACTGACAATGATGAGGGGGCGTTTGTGATAGCTGAGCGAAACCTAGAGAACAGGAGCAAGATTAAGTGCGCATATGATCCAGATACAAGGTTTACATGGCATCAGACATCTTAGCGTTGAATGGGTGGCGGTAGAGCCGAAGAAATAATCCATTATAGGCCGTTAAAGATGAGACAACCTTTACTGAGCCCCCTGCTTATCTGACGAAGGcacaacctcccccacctcccccttatATAGATTTCTACTCTACTCCGAAGGGCAGTTTTTAAGGGTTgaaaaatatttaatatacctTAAAAGACTGTTGAAAGACCTTGAATGATAATTCAAAAGCCTTTAGAGAAGCTAAGAGGCCTTAAAAGATTACTTGAAGGCACAGCCATGCatccaaaaagaacaaaaggaCGTGTATTAACTGGTGAAAGTACAACTGTCGCTAAAACTAAAATTCGCTATGTACCTAATCCATCCGAGTACACCTGCTGGCCTCCCTTCAAAGTCTACCGCCCGTCAAGCCACACACAACTCTCAGAGAACCGCAGTATACGACGCTGGATTTCGCTGCCACCACAGCTGAGGGGCTTGGTGATTGCAGTGAGGTGGGGCAATTTCGCTACGGAAAAGAAAGGCTCTTTGGACGTTGAATGAtatgttggtgatgtggcTTACAGTATGGTTCAGAAAGGGTTCCATGCTCTCCGACTTCGGGAAGGGCTGGCAATTATTCAACAAAGGCTGGCCGCAATTCAATAAAAGCTGACCGCACTGGAAAGGACAGTTTTCCCACGCTCTGTGGCCGTGTACATGGTAGTGGTCTCGATAGAAGTGTGACCTCAactcttccttctcttcaTAGATAGTGCCGAATGGACAGGTTACCAACGGGCAAAACAAATACCCAAGTTTGTCTGTGACACCCTCGCACGCTTCCCAGTGTTGAATTGGCCATTTGGGCGCTTTCCTGGCACAACAAAAAGACTCTCGACATGCGGAGGGAGAGGCATGTAGCCAACCGAATCTTGATCACGTTTCTGCATACGGGATTGTTTGACGCGATCAAGGCGTATATTTGTCTGTATAGATATACCGCGGTGGCGTCGAGGCCTATTCGATTCCATATAGTTGGTGGGAATATGTAGTAGTCGAAACGGCGAAGCTTGTCGGTTTCCTTGTGCAAGGACTGGAGTTGCCCCCTCAAGTTCCTTTCGCCACTGCCAAACTTTGTCATCTGTGCGGGTCGAATATCCTGACGTAGACAGTGATGAATCAGAGCTTATTCCAAGGGGGTCACGATTGGACATACTCTCTAGCGCTCTTTCTATGCACAAAAGGCGGTATAATATAGCATGACGGATATCATTGTAACTTGCCGGTCTGGCGTCCAAGGAATCAGGCAAGCTTGCCGTGACTACCTCCTGGTCTACCCATTGCTGCAATCGTTTTCTCCATCTCGGTTCCTAGTCCTGGTCGAATGGCCGGTTGATAGCTGGAGGCAAAGCCTCAAGAGCACTTTTGAGTATCAACGGGTCGTTGCCATAGGGGGGCATGATTAAATGATTAATATAACTTATGGCTGAGGGAGAGTCGCGGTGGATTTTTAGTTCAAAGTAAACATCCGATGCTGGGTTGACCTGATTTGACCTGAGCTGAGGGAAATTGACGAGAACGTTGGAGAATCGTGGATTCCATTCAAATTCTGTTATCTGTCGCTTGTGCCGTCCTTCCCTCCCTAAGGTACTTGCGCTTTCCGTTTCCCAAATCCAAACAGCAGGCAAAGACCGGCCAAAGCAGAACAGTGAATGACAAATGGGAGCAGCAAAACCCGAGGGTTAGGGCTGAATCCATTCCGGAGGTTGCATCCCTAAATCCGAAAGCCGAACTCAAGCACTACATTGACCCGTCTGTAACCTGTTGACTCGGAAAGCAGCAAGCCAGGAGGCCCCTCTCCCCATTCTCATCCCGCCGCCATGTCAGCATCTTACATCTCACCCCCTCCTAGATCATCCCATTTACGCGTTCACATCCCGGAGTTACCACACACTATTCTCCATCAACAAAAGTTCCAATAAAAACACTGCCACGGCATAAATAATCCACTGTCCACAGCACACTCACAACCCAACGATTTAACCCCTTCTAGCTACCtacccaaaccctccccctttcccccaacCATGTCCCTCACAGGCAAAGTCCTCCTCATAACAGGCGGAACGAAAGGCATTGGCCGCGCCACCGTCCACCGCGCAgcctccctcggcgcctcCATCGTCTTCTCCTACCTCTCCCCAACAAGCAGCACTACCGCCTCCGAAATCGTCACCCAATCCGGCGGtccctcccgcctcctcgccatccaaGCAGACGCCTCCAAATTAGACCATATTGACAAGCTTGTCCACGCTGCCGTGGACAGGTTTGGCAAAATCGACATCGTCGTCCCCAACGGTACACATTGGCCCCTTTCCCTGACGAAGCTTCGCGCTGACGGGCTTTTTATTAGCTGGAATAATGGGCATGGTCGACCTCGCCCACGCAACAGAAGACTCCTACGACGCTCACTTCAACCTCAACGTCAAGGGCGCGCTTTTCCTGGTGCAAAAGGCTCTGCCTTACTTCCCACCTGAGGGCGGGAGGGTCATCTTCATCTCGACCGGTCTCAACACGGCGAGTGGGGTAAGTCCGGGCTATCTGATCTATGTCGCGACAAAAGGGGCCATCGACCAAATGACCCGGGCTCTGTCAAAGGATTTGGCCAAGAGGAATATTACCGTCAATGCTGTTGCACCTGGACCAACAGGGACGGACTTGTTTTTTGAGGGCAAGTCGGAGCAGATTGTCAATTTTTTGAAGAATCAGAGTCCCTTTGGACGTTTGGGAGAGCCTCAAGAAATCGCCGATGTGATTTTATGGCTGGCATCAGAAGAAAGCAAGTGGGTGTCGGGACAGATCATCAGGGTGAATGGTGCCAACATGGTGTAAGTCAAGAACATCAGTGGTGTATTGATGGGTGTGGTAAATGATCTCAGATGTTGCTCTTCCCACCCTTGAGTCAACTAATACGTGAATCGGAATCCCACCTGGCAATATGTTAGCACCGGCTATGCTATTCAAAACACTTGATACACGTACCGTTTGCTCCAAAACCTTTCCTGTCCTCCTCAGTGAGCGGTTGGCGAGGTAGAAATAGAT is a window of Podospora pseudopauciseta strain CBS 411.78 chromosome 1, whole genome shotgun sequence DNA encoding:
- a CDS encoding hypothetical protein (EggNog:ENOG503NVGJ; COG:Q); the encoded protein is MSLTGKVLLITGGTKGIGRATVHRAASLGASIVFSYLSPTSSTTASEIVTQSGGPSRLLAIQADASKLDHIDKLVHAAVDRFGKIDIVVPNAGIMGMVDLAHATEDSYDAHFNLNVKGALFLVQKALPYFPPEGGRVIFISTGLNTASGVSPGYLIYVATKGAIDQMTRALSKDLAKRNITVNAVAPGPTGTDLFFEGKSEQIVNFLKNQSPFGRLGEPQEIADVILWLASEESKWVSGQIIRVNGANMV